The genomic DNA TACATTTGAAAGTCAAAAGCATGTAGATGTCAAACCATATAGAAAATCAAAAGCATTTAAAGTCAGAAGCATATAGAAAGTCAAAAGCATTTAAAGTTCTATGGCAGAATGAGATCACCAATGTAGTGTATGTAAATAGAAAAGAGGTTTGAGAAATAAGCTTTCCAGTATGCCGGGGATAAGGAAGAACCAGaaaggaaaatgagagagaaccaccaggTTAGTAGGAGGAACATCAGAACAGTGCAAACTAATTACAAGAGGAGATTCAATTAAAGActtacagatattttttttaCTCCTGGTCACTTCTTTACTTCTTGGGTCCCTCTACTATATTAGTAATTtcaaaaaatgagcaataaataaataaatacttcctGGCCAATAGATGTTTGTTAaattacaatatatatatatacatatgtgtgcatatatatcaACCAGGAACTGTTAGTCACTTATTGAATGAGCTTAGTAGGTGGAGTGAAATAATGTAAACAAGAAGAAATAGGATAAAGAGGCTCAATTGTATGGTGATGGCTGGAAACTAGACTTTTGATAGTGAGCATGATGTAGAACACATAGATGTTCAATTTTAATGTTGAAAACCTGAAACGTGTATAATGTTGTAAACAATgttacttcaataaaaaaaataaaatttaagagaattaaaaaaatagattatgaCTCGCTGAACACTCAGACGATGGTGAACATTGTtagcaaaatgtatttttaaattaatgtaggTACACTGCAACgttattgcacacttaataggtGACAGTGGAGTAAATGTAACATTTATGCGCACTGAGAAACCAAAAAAATGTGTGTAACTCGTGTTATTGTGGCATTTGTTtcattgtggtggtctggaatgGGACTCACATTATTTGCGACGCGTGCCTATAAAACCTAAAATAAGGGTTTCATTGAATCACATTTGCAGCCGTGGACTCTAGCACATTATaacgcacccctcccccacccatacAGTCTACCCAAACAAAACCAAGGTCTCCGACAGCTTCTGAAGCATTCTCGGCTTTATTCAAATTGCTTTCCTGGGCAAAGAATGTAGTAAGTCTGCCTTCCAGCTACCACCCCCTCCCTTTGTGTTTTTCATTCCGGAGGCTCTTCCACTAGAGACAATGGAACACGggtcgggggggtggggtgaaTTTGTCCCGGGCTTTCCTGCAGAGACCCCCATCAGCAAAGAACTTTAAAGCTGCTGGTACCCGCAGTTTAGAGAGCTGCGGGAAAACGAAGCCTGGTGACCTTGATCGCTCTCGTTTGCCAAACTGATAATTGAGAGCCAGGAAGTCAGGTGcccctctttatttattttccccctccgttttattgagatgtaaactgacatataacattgaATTAGTTTAAGGTTTACAATATAATAATTTGATAGATGTCCATGTCacgaaatgattaccacaataagtttagttaacatccattacCTCGCATTCTctcttttaaagaaatcctaTCCTTTTTCTAATGAGACAGAGGCTATCTACCTGAAGCACCCTGTCTTTCTATCCACCCTGCACTTGACTCCCCTATGCCAGACCCTCCTGCTCCAGAATGGTGgtctgcaaagacaaagaaaaggtTACATAGAATTTCCACCCCCTTGCTTGGACCCGGCAATATTCTTAGGTTCACAAGTTAGCATCTTTGAAttgtgaaaaaaaacacacacccagctTGCACAGGCGCAGAGCCAGCAGCTGTAGGTGGAGACCCAAGTAGCAGAGTGCATGGGGCAATTAGTCAAGAGTtgtattttaggaaaatatatgCTTGCGATTTGCTAAGGGTTTATTGTAGGGGTGGGAGATTGAAAAAGGGGGAGAAATCTTAAATTTCTTAGATGTTGAGTTTGGAAATGGGGAGGAAAATTGAAagctgtagaccagtggttctcaaccttctggccctttaaatacagttcctcatgttgtggcccaaccataaaattattttcgttgctacttcataactgtaatgttgctactgttatgaatcgtaatgtaaatatctgatatgcaggatggtcttaggcgacccctgtgaaagggtcgctcgaccgcgaaagggtcgcaacccacaggttgagaaccgctgctgtagactGTTATTTTTGTTGTCATAAATATATTAGTGCTGGAACCCAACTCTAAAGACTGTCCCTTCGGGAGGCATACCAAAAAGCACCGTGTGGGGAAGGAGTGTGGGTTGGAGGACATGACCCGATTGCCAGGCCAGAGGAGAAAAAGCTGGTTAAAGAAGGAGCcagcggaggggaggggaaagcccGAAAATGATGACTGTCTGGGGGAAAGGGGTAGACAGGAGGGCAACCATTGAGTCTAAAAGGAACCTATCACAAACACTTCGGCAAGTCCACGATAGGAATATCATTTGCCTACAGATTGTCCTTCTTCAACTCCTTCCAATTGGGGTGGTCAatacatttcattattttacatcGAGTAATTCCCCGGGCAAAATTAAAAGGTGGTGCTTTCATTCTATCACCTTGCCActggatttaaataaaaatcactacAAAAGGTAATTTCAATCTTGAAGGTCATGGGCACAGGATCCTGGTGCGATTTCTATTAGCAGCCACCGTTTAGCACTTTTAATTCTTACAGCAACAGAGAAGGTACTTTTGTCCCTAttgatggatgaggaaactgagcctttTTAAAGTGGCTGAGCCAGGATTCTATCCAGTAACGCGTGTACACAAAGGTAAAATCTTCCCTGGTAATAGTACGCGCATAACTAACAGGTCACCAAAGAGTCTTAGCCGTTTGCCGCTTCTCTCCTCTGGCTTTCGGTGAGGATCAGACAACACCCCATTTGGAAGGACTAACTCGTCTTTCTGAAAGCTAAAAAACAAGAAGCAACTTCAGTGGAAGTTGAAAACAAAGTGCTATTTTTGCCATCCATTTAACACACAATGTGTGTTTTATTGTGACCTCAGGGTGAGTCAAAGAGGAAACTGGAGCCAGTTGAAGCTTCTGCATATCAAGCCCGATTTCTAGGCGTCTAAAGATCAAGGAATTCATTCTCCTGGTGGGAGTTTCATCCACCTGAGGTAGCCTCAGGAACTGGAGGTGCATCCTTGATTTTAAAAGGTGGAAACGTGATGAATCCAGAAATATATGATTGCTGGGTTCATTGCACCGGTGGCCCCagttttctccttcccctcccagtCTGGGTTACTCTGCAGCTACCTTTTGCATTACAATGGCCTTGGTGAGCCTGGCAGACAGGATTAACTGAGAATTCGcaagggtgtgtgtgggtgtggggctgCCAGAAGAGGGCGGGCCTAAATTTGGTTGAGCCTCCTTTATAAATCGGGAGCCTTCAgatttttcatctttttgcaaAATTGACTGGTTGGGTCCTGTCCCTGCAAAGCTGACCCATTTCCTCCCATCTTTTTGGTACTTTTACATCTGGAGATTTTCATATTTCTCTACGCTCCTCTAGCTAAATACTGAAGCCTGGGTCTTTCTTATAATCTAgctctttggtgtttttttttctctctccttcaaccCAGCAACATGAGTGTGGATTCGGCTTATCCCCAAAGCCTGCCCTGCTCCGAACCATCCAATTCTAGGGAGCCTTCACCAGCGCCTGAGATGTATGAGCCTGAAGAAAACTATGCGTCCTTGCCCATGTCATCTGCTGAGACGCTCCACGCAGAGGCTGGTAAGAAAAAACGGAATCCTCAAAAGTCTGAGTTcctgaagggagaagggaagaaagaaagggggtGGTGGGCAAGGGTCATCCTTTTCCCTCTTGAGCAATTACAGCCCATTTATAGAAGCAGGTGTCATTATCTATTAATCCTGGCAACACCTCTCCTTCCGTTATAATTTAGTGGCGCATGCCCTTTCACCTGTGTGCCAGGTGTCGGGTTGTGGGCTGAGACTGGAGAAGTGGCACTCCGATCAACTGTATACTGCATGTTTGAGAACTTCTGTGCGCAGACACAGTGAAAACAAATACGTGTGGTAAATAAACCGATGCTTAAGTCCGAACACACATTAACAGTAAATACTACTAAGTCAGAAGTGGGAACAGCACAGCTTGGGGTCGGGGGCAGGGTGTCTGGAGGTGAGCATCCCCTTCCAGGTCCGTCTCTTCCTGGAATGCCAGGAATGGCATGGCTGATGATACAAATGCCACCTTGTTGAGATGTTTTCCCTTTCTACAGCTCTGTGAGCACATGCGATGCTCACATCTCCTCAATCCCCAAGAAGTGTTCATTCCACTTTATCCTGGATAATTTAATCTGCTGATAGTCAAAGTGGCTAGAGTTTGTAAGTGATACCCAGTTTGGCTTCCAAACCTGTATGGGGAATGCTGGGGATACTTAAAGCCagtaccattattattttttttttaagagatcagtttgttaaaaatgaaaaagttaaaCCAACTTTTACCCAAGAGTGCCACTTTTAACACAGCACAAAACAATAGCCTAGCCCTGcctgtgtgttcagtggttagaccGTCGTCCCGTGCACCGGTGGAGGACCTCGGGTTCGATCGCCGGTTGGGGTACctgaggaggcaactgatctctctctctctctctctctctctctctctctctctctctctcatcactaaagaaaaaaaagtcgccgaaaccggtttggctcagtggatagagcgtcggcctgtggactgaaaggtcccaggttcgattccggtcaagggcatgtacctgggttgcgggcacatccccagtgggagatgtgcaggaggcagctgatcgatgtttctctctcatcgatgtttctaactctctatctctctctcccttcctctctgtaaaaaatcaataaaatatatttaaaaagaaaaaaaagtctttgagtgaggatttaaaaaataatagtttaaaaacTATAAACTGAGTGAGGGAGGAATAATTTTGGAAATGAGGTTTCAGAGCCAATAAAGACTAACTAAGGCTGGGGTGGAGAGGgtaaatgagggggaaaaaacaaagaggacatctgtaatactttcaacaataaagataaattttaaaaaaggacaaagtCTGGGGGTAGAAGTAGAAGCCTATTGAAATTCACGTGTCCTGTTAGTCCTGGTATTTAGAAATGGTGAGTAAACTGTTGACTTTAGGATTTCCAGAGTCGGATCattggtttatatttttattttatgttatttaaataGAGTAAACACCTGGATTCCATGAGCTAAGACAGGAGGAAGGCTTTATTTGCCTTCCTGGGTCTTGCTTTTCCTCCGCGGGcaccccagctcctggccctcCAGCACAGAGCCTTCTGCGCGGCCGCACTGGCCTGCGCTTGCGCTTGGAGTGATGCGTGCAGGAGCTAGCCTGCTGGAACTGCTCTCTAAAAGACGGATGATTCTGGCATTCTTTCTCCTTTACCATATTTCTTCTGAGTTTTCTCTGAtcgggttttgtgtgtgtgtgtgtgtgtgtgtgtgtttcggcAGAACTTTATGATTTCATTAATGCAAATACAATGTGTATACAATCTATTCCTTTTCTTCGCTGCGCAGCCTGGCATTGGGATTGGTGACTCTGATGGCCAGCTGGGCTGctctttccacagtggctttgCGGTTCTTTGAGGAGACGTGGTGAGCAGTCTCAGCTCAGTAAGATTTGTTGCACATCAGCAGCGCTTCAAGCTCCTTGATGTTACCGACCAGAAACTTCCAGAAGACACTGGGCAGCATgtgctttgttttcttgttgctcccatAACCAATGTTGGGCATCAAGATCTGGCCCTTGAATCTTCTACACACCCTATTGTCAATGCCTCTGGGTTTCCGCCATTTTCGCTTCATTTTGACATATCGGTCTGACTGGTGCCGGATGAACTTCTTGGTCCTCTTTTTGACAATCTTGGGTTTCACGAGGGGTCTGAGGGCAGCCTTGGTGCCGAGCAGGAGATGGCTGCCACCTCCGAGGAAGAGAGCTCTCTGatcgtttttgttgttgttttttaattctcttccTCCTTAACTTGGCCCAGGGGCGGGTACCCAGTGGTACCCGTACCACTGTCAGTATGATGTGCTGTAATGAGCACCATGCATTTCTTTACTAAGGTCTTGGTGGGTCCCAGTTCGTTGTTGGGATGTGTTGTAGATAACATCAGTAATCTTTGTTTTTCGCGTACAACACCCTGAGTCCCAGGAGAAGTTGCCCATGTCCAGCCTCAAGGCGCAGCACTTGCTGCCTCCCCCAAAGTGGGACGGTGTGTTTatgggggggcaggagagggggcaaTCATAGTGTTAGCAGAGGGCGTCTCAGCTCCTATTTTCActtctcctggggggggggcttCCTCTTGCCCCATCTTGGGGCGCATGTGCTGGTTGTCCTGAGATGTCCATGGCTTGGTGCTGGCTTGAAAGAGCTAAtgatcagttttaaaaattatgtagatAATAGTTAAAATTACAAAAGGAGCcgaaaacggtttggctcagtggatagagcatcggcctgcggactgaagggtcccaggttcgattccggtcgaaggcatgtacctgggttgtgggcacatccccagtaggagatgtgcaggaggtggctgatctatctcatcgatgtttctagctctctatctctctcccttcctctctgtaaaaaaatcaataaaatatatatatttttttttaaatatattttattgatttttacagagaagaagggagagggatagagagttagaaacatcgatgagacagaaacatcgatcagctgcctccggcacaccccccactggggatgtgcccgcaaccaaggtacatgcccttgaccggaatcgaacctgggacccttgagtccacaggccgacgctctatccactgagccaaaccggttcggcaataaaatatatttttaaaaaaattacaaaaaatagtTACCATGGGACACTGTAGGTGGGAGTCAAATAATCTGTTCTGACTTTTTTGAACAGCCAGGGTGTTGTCAAAGAGGTTTGAGTCCCACTCTTCCCCAGCAATATTAGCCATGTCCATTGTATGTAAAGTGGTGACGCTGGTACACGTACTGGATTGTGCAAAGGTTGGCAAGTTAATTATTCGGGTTGCTTAGGAATTGTTACTACTTAGCTCTGAGGTTGTGAGGATTttaaaagtgctttgaaaataataaatttgtgctcagccagtgttgctcagtggttgaacattgatctatgaacctggaggtcacagttcaattccctggtggggcacatgcccgggttgtgggcttgatcccctggtatgggggtgtgcaggaggcagccgatttttgatcctctcatcattgctgtttctacttctctctccctcccccttcctctctgaaattaaaaaaaagaagaaaataataaatttgcaagtttaatatttaaaaagctttaGAGGAAAGTGTCATTTTTATTCCCAGcagtctctcctcttccttcctccatgGACCAGCTTATTCAGAACAGCCCTGATTCTTCCACCAGTCCCAGCAGTCCCAGCACAACACCACCCACTTCTGAAGAGAACgggacagggaaggaggagaaagcccAGGTCAAGAAACAGAAGATCCGAACCGTCTTCTCACAGACCCAGCTCTGTGTACTCAATGAGAGATTTCAAAGACAGAAGTATCTCAGCCTCCAGCAGATGCAAGAACTTTCCAGCATCCTGAACCTTAGCTACAAACAGGTGAGgctgttttgttgttgtctttgCAATacgaaattaaaaaaagaaaagaaaactaatttaCAGATAAGCATTGCTAACATCTTTCTATGCACTCTGTTTCTAtgcaaacccccacccccaataattTAACATGAAAATGGGATTTTTGTAACATATTTCATAACCATCTTTCATTAAACAGTCTACTGTATGACTGTGTCtcaatttatttaacattttccccTGTTGCACAAACCAAAATTGTGAGAATGTTTCCAATTTTGCCTTAATCAAAAGAGGTATATACTCCCATCTTCCAGGTTAGGAAGTCCCTAACCCCAACACTGGTTCTTATTAAAGTAAAAATTGcatcttttgtttttcatctctatGCATTTGATTTCTAATGAGGTTAATcatttttcatacatttttattttttcatacatttattggTATTATATtcagtgaaatattttttaaaatatattttattgattttttacagagaggaagggagagggatagtgagttagaaacatcgatgagcgaaaaacatcaatcagctgcctcccactggggatgtgcccgcaaccaaggtacatgcccttgaccagaatcgaacccgggacccctcggtccacaggccaacgctctatccactgagccaaaccagtcagggccagtaaaatattttatggtgtgtgtgttttttttaaatcatcggTGCCATACTTAGAAAGTTCTCTATTCCATGATTTTATAACAGGTATAACTATTCTTGTCCCTCTGTGATCTCATTTTCTAACCGAAGTTTATAAACAACATGGAAATTTTAGTTTACTGTGTGCTGCAATACAATGTGATATATTCTAAATAATTGTATGTTTCATAATTCTGAATTAAAATACCACTATTATCATGAAATATGTAATGTGCTCATATGGGGGCACTTTTTATTGCAAACAGTTTACCATTAACTGTAACCAATGGCATGGGTGTAAACCAAAGGGAGATGAATAGACACTTGTGCATTGCACTTCCTGGTTAGTAGAGTTGCAGTCTGTCTGGTTAGGTTTATAATACAAAAAGCAGCCAACTGATTTGAGGGGCTTGGAAATTCATTCATAGAATATTggttcatgatttttaaaaagacactagaAATCCAAATTTTATTCCTGAGCTTTAGATAGTTGTAATTGAttgtcagggggaaaaaatgttaaCAATATTCTTTGATCCCTAGCATATCtgcattactattattttatacttttcttcAGATTAAGACCTGGTTCCAGAACCAGAGAATGAAATGTAAGAGGTGGCAGAAATACAACTGGCCAAAGAACAGCCACCGTGTGACCCAGGTAAAGGAAACGTATTTATTCT from Myotis daubentonii chromosome 2, mMyoDau2.1, whole genome shotgun sequence includes the following:
- the NANOG gene encoding LOW QUALITY PROTEIN: homeobox protein NANOG (The sequence of the model RefSeq protein was modified relative to this genomic sequence to represent the inferred CDS: substituted 1 base at 1 genomic stop codon), yielding MSVDSAYPQSLPCSEPSNSREPSPAPEMYEPEENYASLPMSSAETLHAEAVSPLPSSMDQLIQNSPDSSTSPSSPSTTPPTSEENGTGKEEKAQVKKQKIRTVFSQTQLCVLNERFQRQKYLSLQQMQELSSILNLSYKQIKTWFQNQRMKCKRWQKYNWPKNSHRVTQMSSATTDYLGLSSCHQGCLVNASGNLSMWSNHSWTSPSWNYPAWNGQTWCPQAWNNQAWNNQAWNNQLLSYGEEALQPQIQFQQNPVSDLEASLEIAGETYDAILQAPKYYGTQQSTDSFPDYSMSIXPESTNT